AATTCCTTGATGTCGCGGCGGTGCTCCTCGGTTCCCGTGCCGATGGCGATGTGGTCGGTTTTCGGGAAGATCCAGCCGTAGAAATCGGGCGAGACCTCGCCGTCGAACCAGATCTCAACCAGCTCTTCGTAGGGCTTCAGCTCGTCGCAGTAGTGGAAGCGCTGCTGCATGGCGATCACCTTGAGGTCGTTCGGCGGAAAGCCCAGCTCTTCGGCGGTTTTCGAGTTCGCGCCATCCGCGCCAATGACGTACGAAGCCTCGACTGGCGGCAGCGCCTCGCCCTCCTTGTTGAAGAGGTGGATCGTGAAGCGGTCTGACGCGCGGTCGATTTTCTTCACCAAGGCCTCGACCAGCTCCGCGCCAGCCTTTTGAGCCTTCTCGCGAAGGTAGCTGTCGAACCGCTCGCGGCGCACCATGCCGACGTAGCCGTTCGGCATGTGCATGAAGATGGTTTCGCCCTTTGGCGAGCGCACGCTCATGCGGGTCAGCTTCTTCTCGACCAGCTCGTCGGGAATATCGAACTCCTCGATCAGGCCAAGCGGAATCGCGCCTCCGCACGGCTTGACGTTGGCAAGATTGCGTTCGATGAGGATGGTCGAGTGACCAGCCTTGGCCAGAATCTCCGCTGCGGCAGCGCCCGACGGGCCTCCTCCTATGATTGCGACATCGTAAAGCATTGTATCAATAGACGTTTTTCTTAAACCAGCTTCGAGGCCAGGAACTCAGCGGCTTTCGACATCTCGATCCGCTCCTGCGCCGCCGTGTCGCGGTAGCGCACGGTGATGGTGCCGTTCTCCAGCGTATCGTGATCGACCGTGAAGCAGAAGGGCGTGCCGATCTCGTCCTGGCGGCGGTAGCGCTTGCCGATCGAGGCCGCGTCGTCGTACTGCACCATGAAGCTCTCTGAAAGCGCCGCGCAGAGCTGGCGGGCTTTTTCAGCCATCTCGCCCTTCTTCATCAGCGGCAGCACGGCGGCCTTCACTGGAGCGACCTTCGGCGCGAGCTTCAGCATCACGCGTGGTTCGCCATCGACCACGTCCTCCTGATAGGCGTCCGACAGCAGCGCAAGAAAAGTACGGTCGCAGCCCGACGAGGTCTCGACGACGTAGGGGATGTAGCGCTCGTTGGTGGTCTGGTCGATGTACTCCATGCTCTTGCCGGAGTACTCCTGATGCTGGGTCAGGTCGAAATCGGTGCGCGAGTGGATGCCCTCGATCTCCTCGGTGCCAAACGGGAACTCGAACTTGATGTCGTAGGCCAGGTCGGCGTAGTGGGCCAGCTTGTCGTGCTTGTACCAGTGCAGCTTTTCCTTGGTCATGCCGAGCGTCTCGGAGTACCAGCGGAAGCGCTCCT
This portion of the Chlorobaculum parvum NCIB 8327 genome encodes:
- a CDS encoding geranylgeranyl diphosphate reductase, producing the protein MLYDVAIIGGGPSGAAAAEILAKAGHSTILIERNLANVKPCGGAIPLGLIEEFDIPDELVEKKLTRMSVRSPKGETIFMHMPNGYVGMVRRERFDSYLREKAQKAGAELVEALVKKIDRASDRFTIHLFNKEGEALPPVEASYVIGADGANSKTAEELGFPPNDLKVIAMQQRFHYCDELKPYEELVEIWFDGEVSPDFYGWIFPKTDHIAIGTGTEEHRRDIKELQKRFVEKIGITEKPYLNEAAKIPMKPRRSFTQERAILVGDAAGLVTPANGEGIFFAMRSGKLGAEAMIERIRNNTPLSSYEKKFRKLYSPIFFGLQVLQSVYYKSDRLRESFVAICRDKDVQGITFDSYLYKKMVPAPWSVQMKIMAKNVYHLAKGS